In Clupea harengus chromosome 4, Ch_v2.0.2, whole genome shotgun sequence, the genomic stretch tgaacagtgttttttttttcactctgaaTGAGACAGGACtgaaacacaaagacatttaTTAATGGTCATACTCAAGCCCAATCTACACTGACAATATGCAGTTAACACTTATATAATTAAATAGCAACGTTTTTTATACTTTAGTCTTAACAATGTTTGCAAAGAGTTTCAATAACAAAGAAATCAGCATTATTTCTTGACAATAAGGCATGTTTTGTGCAAGATTTACAATGGCTCACTTGATCTCAGAAAAAAGCTGTTCAGACTAGAAAACCAGATGTGGTGGGGGAGTGGTAACAAATCATATGAAGTGGGATCATTACACCTGGAAGCTCCATATACAGACCAATATGTCAAAAATGGTAAAAAATAGAAAAGGGTCTGCAAAAATGATGGCAGGTAGGTCTATGGTCCATGAATCActacagtatgtgtctgtgtgtgtgtgtgtgtgtgtgtgtgtgtgtgtgtgtgtgtgtgtgttttgtgtgtgtgtgtgtgtgtgtgtgtgtgagtgagtgcctgtgcatccacgtgtgtgtctgtgttgtgtgtgtgtgtgtgtgtgtgtgtgtgtgggtgtgtgtgtgtgggtgtgtgtgtgtgtgtgtgtgtgtgtgtgtgtgtgtgtgtgtgtgtgtgtgtgtgtgtgtgtgtgtgtgtgtgtgtgtgtgtgtgtgtgcgtgttgtatGCGTAGGAGGGATGAACACAGATTGTGTATAAGTGAtacacgcttgtgtgtgtgtgtgtgtgttctgtgtgcgcTGGAATGTTGGTATGCATGTGTCCACGCTGACTCAGTCCGAAATCAAGTCGAGGATCAGCCCTGCGGTCATGTTGGCCAGGATAGGAGGCTGCCGGGCTCCTTGGCCTTCATGCGCAGTGCCACCAGGCCTGAAGGCTTGTATTCAGACTCGGGACTAGGCTCGAAGGAGTGGGCCCCCAGGCTCCCTGGAAAGCCGTGCAGTGAGTAGAGGCCATTGATGGCCgggtggtgagggtggtgaTGGTGCGGGTGGCTAGGAGACGCCGACATGCCCATGAAGCCCGGGAGGTTGCCATGGGGATGGGAGTAAGGCGTCATGCAGGAGGACGACATGTTGTCCACTCCCAGAACGCACCCTGATCCTGGCCCTCCGGCGGCTCCTGAGCCTGCACCTCCGGGCCACAGGTTGCCCTGCATCTgcgcagagagagcgaggggggtgggggggttgaagaCACATCATGGAGTTGTCCACTTTAAGCATTGGAAATGCAATGATTGAGTATAcctttcaaagtgttttttttaaagaagccGTCAGAAAATGATCATGTCAACTAACTTGACTAACCCTGACCACGATCTGATCTTGACCTTTTTTCTCAAACAATCCCAAGCTCTTGCCCATAGCACCTTACCCTAACTCCAGTCAGAGACCGTCTGTATTTCTCAGGCAAAATGGGCCTATAATTaatgttaatgcctttttttaaggttgtatagcctttttcactctggcagggg encodes the following:
- the LOC122132836 gene encoding homeobox protein aristaless-like 3, with translation MGKSLGLFEKKGQDQIVVRMQGNLWPGGAGSGAAGGPGSGCVLGVDNMSSSCMTPYSHPHGNLPGFMGMSASPSHPHHHHPHHPAINGLYSLHGFPGSLGAHSFEPSPESEYKPSGLVALRMKAKEPGSLLSWPT